GGGGCCTCTTCCCCCTGCTAAAAGCCGGGGGCTACACTTTCGATACTGCGTATCGGATTTGGCATCTGCGCAAACCGCCTGAGGGCGGTACTATGCCTCAAAAACGTAGATGGAGTTGAGTTCCGGCCCTCTGGGCGCGCAATGGAACTCAGGCCATCAAGGCAACGCCCGCCTCTGTGATCGGACACTGGGGCGGCTTCCCGCTCAGGAATCGACGACATTCTTCCACGGCCAAACTACCCATCCGGTGGCACTCATATCCATTGGAGCCAGCGATATGCGGGGTTAGAAAGACGTTGGGCATTGTTGCCAGTTCGCTCAGGTGGTACGTGCTCTCGTTTCTAATCACATCGATGACGGCAAAAATATCCGCTCGTTTGCGCAGCACTTCGATCATCTCCGATTCGCGAACGATAGCTCCCCGTGAAGTATTGATAAAGCACGCTCCTGTCGGCATCAACTGAAGCAGGGACCCCGTTATCATATTCTCTGTCTCTCGTAGCCAAGGCGTGTGTAGCGTGACCACGTCACACTCCGAAAAGATGGTCTCCAAATGATCAACGCGTTTCGCGCAGCACGATTCAAATAACGATGCGTCGGCATATGGATCGTAAGCGTAGACATCCAAATCCATATGCTGAAGCTTCTGGCAAACCAGTTGGCCAATAGCCCCCAATGAGATTACCCCAACTTTTGACCCAAAATAAACGCCTTTGATCTTTTCTGTTTCGTCAACTGCCTGGCCGTTTGCCAGGTTTCTATTCAGCCGCCATGCCTGCTTGAGCGCAAAAATGGCAGATGCCACCGTATATTCCGCAACGGGAATGGCGTTCGCCTGGTAGGCGCTGGTCAGCAGTATGTCCCGCTGCCAGAAGGCGGGGGTTGCCAGTTTGCGCACACTGCCAGCTCCGTAAAAGAAAGCCTTCAAGTTCGGGAAAGCATTCAACAAATCTTCCGACAGAACGGGAGCACCCCATCCGGAGAATATGATTTCCACATCTCCAAAAGCAGACGGAGAGCTCAAAACAAGTTCTTCAGAATATGTTTTTCTATCGTTTTGTGTTAGCTCATGAATGCGAAGGCAGTCATCATCACTATAAATTCGCGATTTGGCTCTTGTATCCAATAAGAATATGGATCGCGGTTTTTTCATTTATGGAAAAATCGTATTCATCAGTCAGCGCGGCATGTTAATGTGATTTTTCTTCCAGCCAGGACTTCATAAGGGGCCAGGTATAAAGGAGACTCCCTTCTTTGTTCGGATGGCTGCCATCGGGAACATATTCTTGATACTTTTGCGGCTCATAAAGCTTTAGCGCATGCCACACAATGAAGTGATCCAGAAGGTCGTAGCCGTTCTTGTCGGCGTAGATTCGATAATTCTGATTGTATGCTTCAAGCTGCGGCCGCACAGAGCGGCTGCGGTTCCCGTTCGGCGCATCCCAGCCATCATTCATCGTCTGGAGAACAATGGTCACGTCCGGGTTGTTCGCCCGGATACGGCTGACGATGGCATCAAGATTGGATAAACCTCTCTCGATGGGCATCTGGAATTTTTCATGCGCATCGTTATAGGCGAATTCGATAACGACCAGGTCGGGATCGTGCTCGATGACGCGCTTCTGGACGTGCCCCAGGCCCCAGTCCGAGTTCTGGCCTGAACCGCCTGCATTGATCGTCGTCACTTGCCCTGGATACCGTTTCTCAAACCACTGTGCCATTGCGCGTGTCCATTCGCCGGTCACCGTCAGACTGGTTCCATAAAACACGACCGTCTGCTTCTTCCCTTCGGCGAGAGACTTGAAGAAATCTGGACGCGCATCGCCGTTCAGGCGTATCAACGGCGACTCTGCGAAATACAGACTATGCTTACCGGCTGGCACAAGCAGACGCATGCCTCCATCATCGGGTTCTCCGACTGGCACCACCTTCCCATCCAAAAGAATGCTTTTTGTCTTGGGCCGGTAGAATGTCATTACACTGGGCTCGCCAAGTTCAACACGCCCGGAATCTGCCTTTATGTAAACGAGAGCACTTTTTTCACTCGAAAACCCAAACGTCCCGCTATTGTCCAACAGTTTAACTCCTTTTGCAAAAAACCATTTTAGCTTCCCATGGTCCTTCCGAAATAATGCCTGATCTGCCTGCAAGGTGATGTCGTCGATGTTGCAGGGTTCAGCCGTTTCATCAGCATTGATGACATAGTCCACCACGCCCGGATGATGCCCTATGGTCAGGCCTGAATAATGGTCGCCCTCAATTCTCGCGATCGGAGGTTCGGGATAGGCATCATCCGAAGGATATAAAACACTTAAAATGGATGCATGTGCATCCGTGTCCGATGTTAAGAAGTTTGCCTTGAGATACTTCCCTACAAGCCCCTCCTTCCATGAAAATGATGCAGTAGCGCCATCGTGAAACTCAACCGAATCCGCTTCCGTCCCAAAATGGATTGATAGTTTCGGGTGATTTTCCCCGGCCATATCCCATTGGTAGGCACACCCGTCATCAAGTACTGTGTAATTGGCGGAGTATGGATGGAAAATGACATTCGCGTACGCTCCCGCCTCTTTGGCGACCACAGTGTCCCAAAGCACAAAATAGCCGCCCATTCCGTCCTGGGAATGCACGAATGCTAAAGCGCGATTCTGTGTGCCGTTTGGGATCGCATTTCCTGAGCTGGCGGATGCGTAGTCAAAATCCGCCGCGGTGAATCCCGAGGTGATCCCGCTCCCGTGACGCTGAACATGATTGTTCAACGTCGAAGGCTGCCGGTCTTCGCCGACTGAGTAATCAATAAGCACGGTGTTGGATGACACCGCGCGCTTTTTGATGTAATCCCAGCTGAACCCTTTGTAGGGGCGGCCCCATCCATTGTAGCCGGAATTAGCCATCAGCAAGCTTCCATATCCGGCCAATGTGATTGAATTCACGTCGAAATGGGCGTGATCACCCGCTGTTTTT
This genomic interval from Ruficoccus sp. ZRK36 contains the following:
- a CDS encoding hydroxyacid dehydrogenase, translated to MKKPRSIFLLDTRAKSRIYSDDDCLRIHELTQNDRKTYSEELVLSSPSAFGDVEIIFSGWGAPVLSEDLLNAFPNLKAFFYGAGSVRKLATPAFWQRDILLTSAYQANAIPVAEYTVASAIFALKQAWRLNRNLANGQAVDETEKIKGVYFGSKVGVISLGAIGQLVCQKLQHMDLDVYAYDPYADASLFESCCAKRVDHLETIFSECDVVTLHTPWLRETENMITGSLLQLMPTGACFINTSRGAIVRESEMIEVLRKRADIFAVIDVIRNESTYHLSELATMPNVFLTPHIAGSNGYECHRMGSLAVEECRRFLSGKPPQCPITEAGVALMA
- a CDS encoding GDSL-type esterase/lipase family protein, which encodes MSMFKSIIIAAVFLMQLPLYAEHPFILVREQDYTDLQERAEYEPWKSLKHKALEDASSLKFNSAESYKHRARTLSTIMSVNALAYILDEPNRQTYLEHIIQGIEIWDKSTPGNLRDELNGAKWDTTVPPGAAFMNSVLALDIVYNDLTEDQIKRAESLLSDVADYFNNTNPAWKISNDAVRGVWALYDNNPDAFDAAKTAYRTHMSSYLSEDGVFLDGPGYALARLTNVDREQKHLFMDILEYQGADHWYDDPQMVACYEWMTGSALSPTKQNWTFGDTAPERFISSNKSGLLRAGSFSATAGAYARALQAPESAPGRLSTYLTYNPHSNGSEASSRIYTDGGAFFRERNGEDHALAAALWNTKTAGDHAHFDVNSITLAGYGSLLMANSGYNGWGRPYKGFSWDYIKKRAVSSNTVLIDYSVGEDRQPSTLNNHVQRHGSGITSGFTAADFDYASASSGNAIPNGTQNRALAFVHSQDGMGGYFVLWDTVVAKEAGAYANVIFHPYSANYTVLDDGCAYQWDMAGENHPKLSIHFGTEADSVEFHDGATASFSWKEGLVGKYLKANFLTSDTDAHASILSVLYPSDDAYPEPPIARIEGDHYSGLTIGHHPGVVDYVINADETAEPCNIDDITLQADQALFRKDHGKLKWFFAKGVKLLDNSGTFGFSSEKSALVYIKADSGRVELGEPSVMTFYRPKTKSILLDGKVVPVGEPDDGGMRLLVPAGKHSLYFAESPLIRLNGDARPDFFKSLAEGKKQTVVFYGTSLTVTGEWTRAMAQWFEKRYPGQVTTINAGGSGQNSDWGLGHVQKRVIEHDPDLVVIEFAYNDAHEKFQMPIERGLSNLDAIVSRIRANNPDVTIVLQTMNDGWDAPNGNRSRSVRPQLEAYNQNYRIYADKNGYDLLDHFIVWHALKLYEPQKYQEYVPDGSHPNKEGSLLYTWPLMKSWLEEKSH